A genome region from Dromaius novaehollandiae isolate bDroNov1 chromosome 34, bDroNov1.hap1, whole genome shotgun sequence includes the following:
- the THAP8 gene encoding THAP domain-containing protein 8, with translation MPKSCRAPSCPDGAGRARGLAHRPSFYKFDGARLLPLGTRPHRPPHPCPEHPPPKKPLRPAAGGFRRWENPDKPPREAENTPPESSPAAIPPEQPVAVDPELPAENGAGVSDSSPPTGDLVEPPVLPPAENLRLHLPGLEAAPEAAPEAAPAFPVPCAVPLGVPALPAPVPAASELSTEQLVALVLLLQRRVKGLQQRRRRHRARLGALRSLAERLLPTACLPPERRDAVTVPCRDEERALLCAVPEAAVLCVEEP, from the exons ATGCCCAAGTCGTGCCGGGCGCCGAGCTGCCCCGAcggcgccggccgggcccgcggcctcGCCCACCGGCCCAGCTTCTACAA GTTCGACGGcgcccggctgctcccgctggGCACCCGGCCCCACCGGCCCCCGCACCCCTGCCCCGAGcacccaccccccaaaaagcCTCTCAGACCCGCAGCCGGCGGCTTCAGG AGATGGGAGAATCCCGATAAACCCCCGCGCGAGGCCGAAAACACCCCGCCGGAGAGCAGCCCGGCGGCGATCCCACCGGAGCAGCCGGTGGCCGTCGATCCCGAGCTTCCGGCGGAAAACGGCGCCGGCGTCTCCGATTCATCCCCACCCACCGGCGACCTGGTAGAGCCGCCGGTTTTGCCTCCCGCCGAAAACCTCCGGCTCCATCTTCCCGGCTTGGAGGCGGCTCCGGAAGCGGCTCCGGAGGCAGCTCCGGCGTTCCCGGTGCCCTGCGCCGTGCCGCTCGGCGTCCCGGCTTTGCCGGCGCCCGTCCCCGCGGCGTCGGAGCTGAGCACGGAGCAGCTCGtcgcgctggtgctgctgctgcagaggagggtgaaggggctgcagcagcggcgCCGGCGGCACCGCGCCCGGCTGGGAGCCCTGCGGAGCCTGGCGGAGCGGCTGCTGCCGACG gccTGCCTGCCGCCGGAGCGCCGCGACGCCGTCACCGTGCCGTGCCGGGACGAGGAGCGGGCGCTGCTCTGCGCCGTGCCGGAGGCCGCCGTCCTCTGCGTGGAGGAGCCCTGA
- the POLR2I gene encoding DNA-directed RNA polymerase II subunit RPB9 isoform X2 yields MLYPKEDKENRILLYACRNCDYQQEADNSCIYVNKITHEVDELTQIIADVSQDPTLPRTEDHPCQKCGHKEAVFFQSHSARAEDAMRLYYVCTAPHCGHRWTE; encoded by the exons ATGCTGTACCCCAAGGAGGACAAGGAGAACCGCATCCTGCTCTACGCC TGCCGCAACTGCGACTACCAGCAAGAGGCCGACAACAGCTGCATCTACGTCAACAAGATCACGCACGAAGTGGA CGAGCTGACGCAGATCATCGCCGACGTCTCGCAGGACCCCACGCTGCCCCGCACCGAGGACCACCCCTGCCAGAA gtgcgGGCACAAGGAGGCCGTTTTCTTCCAGTCGCACAGCGCCCGAGCCGAG GACGCCATGCGGCTCTACTACGTGTGCACCGCCCCGCACTGCGGCCACCGCTGGACCGAGTAG
- the WDR62 gene encoding WD repeat-containing protein 62 gives MAAAAGGTHARPGPDSPPLFSFRRRSRHQGPEDAVVLEHVLGITAQSSSGLACDPATGRIAYPAGCVVVILNPRKNEQRHILNTSRKTLSALAFSPDGKLIVTGESGHRPAVRVWDVEERAQLCELRGHKHGVACVAFSPDARHLVSVGSQHDTSVNVWDWKKDALVASNKVSCKVMAVSFSEDSYFVTVGHRHVKFWFLDSSRELKVKETVPLVGRSGLLGELHDNVFCGVACGQGELLGSTFCVSRSGLLCQFNEKRVLERWIALKVPLASCVCAGDEFIFCGCADGTVRVFLARDMRYLADLPKPHRLGVDVTRAPASRQPDWVYPDTIALAYDPRNRWLSCVYKDHSVYVWDVRDVGRARKVWSDLFHSSFVWSVEVYPEFEERRSCLPAGSFLTCSSDNTIRAWNLGSDGRRANAYSTTLLNVVYVDNNTQHLQDSASAPDRGETGCLDVKSGVRVLQISPDGQHLASGDRGGNLRIHELQFMQEVAKVEAHDSEVLCLEYSKPETGVTLLASASRDRLIHVLNVDKNYRLEQTLDDHSSAITSVKFAGNGEVQLISCGADKSIYFRHAQKLADGVSFVRTHHVAEKTTLYDMDIDITQRYVAVACQDRNVRVYHTASGKQKCCYKGSQGEDGSLLKVQLDPSGTFLATSCSDKSISVIDFHSGECVAKMFGHSEIVTGMRFTYDCKHLITVSGDSCVFVWHLGPEITASMKQHLLELEQLPPKRTRDASRPGPIRRETYVAIPGGKGPLGAEELSDEEQDEEQDEEQDEEQDEASSPQTPSKEDFDPAPACVLTNGKLPMWAKRLLGEADNSDNAGFNARVNYQPQGRWAERAHQDPFKALLEADLTYFTPIKSDFEAELEPRSLDRLLSETESSPSSIIEDFKRSELFSEDDASRELESLDTSGTSLDEPCSGDGSLEGSRSRVKELPLRPVYQGKTSSVASPETSPIRRRPEDDSDGDAEGEKADESPQPAGSLPQTPEQEKFLKHHFETLADAHAEEKFDGSLKDLKPPEAGDEEKTLFLNPRLSISARFLSRCQKNSRLAAAFLPRPRPPHPAPADAPEPVTEETKAAQELPKPEEAPEEKPLEVVEKADLAPCESSETLIRRFEEKLQPLRAKFQEMLQLYDQASLRPETTAEELLQLRGALAGALAWMQAELRARADATVTDVTVTAATADAATATEAPPPPDAATLALLRSYSEALLRMVRRGLQDATA, from the exons ATGGCGGCAGCCGCCGGCGGGACTcacgcccggcccggccccgacTCGCCGCCTCTCTTCAGCTTCCGGCGGCGCTCGCGGCACCAGGGCCCGGAAGACGCG GTTGTGCTCGAGCACGTGCTGGGAATCACCGCGCAGAGCAGCAGCGGGCTGGCGTGCGACCCCGCCACCGGCCGCATCGCCTACCCGGCGGG atGCGTCGTGGTTATTTTAAATCCCCGGAAGAACGAGCAGAGGCACATCCTGAACACCTCCAG GAAAACCCTGAGTGCTTTGGCGTTTTCACCCGACGGGAAGCTTATCGTGACCGGAGAG AGCGGGCACCGGCCGGCCGTGCGCGTCTGGGACGTGGAGGAGCGGGCGCAGCTCTGCGAGCTGCGCGGCCACAAGCACGGCGTGGCCTGCGTGGCCTTCTCGCCCGACGCGAGGCACCTGGTGTCCGTGGGCTCCCAGCACGACACGAGCGTCAACGTCTGGGACTGGAAG AAGGACGCGCTGGTGGCCTCCAACAAGGTGTCCTGCAAGGTCATGGCCGTGTCCTTCTCCGAGGACAGCTACTTTGTCACCGTGGGCCACCGCCACGTCAAGTTCTGGTTCCTGGACTCCTCGAGGGAGCTTAAG GTCAAGGAGACGGTGCCGCTGGTGGGACGCTCGGGGCTGCTGGGAGAGCTGCACGACAACGTCTTCTGCGGCGTGGCCTGCGGGCAGGGCGAGCTGCTGGGCAGCACCTTCTGCGTCTCCCGCTCGGGGCTGCTCTGCCAGTTCAACGAGAAGCGGGTGCTGGAGAGATGGATCGCGCTCAAG GTGCCGCTGGCCAGCTGCGTCTGCGCCGGCGACGAGTTCATCTTCTGCGGCTGCGCCGACGGCACCGTCCGCGTCTTCCTGGCGCGCGACATGCGCTACCTCGCCGACCTCCCGAAGCCTCACCGCCTCGGCGTGGACGTCACACGAGCGCCCGCGTCcag GCAGCCGGATTGGGTCTATCCCGACACCATCGCTCTGGCCTACGACCCCCGCAACCGCTGGCTCTCCTGCGTCTACAAGGACCACAGCGTCTACGTCTGGGACGTGCGGGACGTGGGCCGAGCGAGGAAGGTGTGGTCGGATCTCTTCCACAGCTCCTTCGTGTGGAGCGTGGAG GTTTATCCCGAATTTGAGGAGCGCAGATCCTGCCTGCCCGCCGGCTCCTTCCTGACGTGTTCCTCGGACAACACCATCCGCGCCTGGAACCTGGGAAGCGACGGCCGCCGGGCGAACGCCTACAGCACC ACGCTGCTCAACGTCGTCTACGTGGACAACAACACCCAGCACCTGCAGGACTCGGCCAGCGCGCCCGACCGGGGCGAGACCGGCTGCCTGGACGTGAAATCGGGCGTGCGCGTCCTGCAGATCAGCCCGGACGGGCAGCACCTGGCCTCGGGCGACAGAGGCGGCAACCTCAG GATCCACGAGCTGCAGTTCATGCAGGAGGTGGCCAAGGTGGAAGCTCACGATTCGGAAGTTCTCTGCTTGGAATATTCAAAGCCGGAAACTG GAGTAACGCTGTTGGCTTCGGCGAGCAGAGACAGGCTGATCCACGTCCTGAACGTGGACAAAAATTACCGGCTGGAGCAAACCCTGGACGACCATTCGTCTGCTATAACGTCGGTAAAATTTGCCG gTAACGGAGAAGTTCAGCTCATAAGCTGCGGAGCTGACAAAAGTATTTACTTTCGCCACGCTCAAAAG CTCGCGGACGGGGTGAGTTTCGTGCGGACGCACCACGTCGCCGAGAAAACCACCTTGTACGACATGGACATCGACATCACGCAGAGATACGTCGCCGTGGCCTGCCAGGACAGGAACGTCAG GGTGTACCACACCGCCAGCGGCAAGCAGAAGTGCTGCTACAAGGGTTCGCAGGGCGAGGACGGATCGCTGCTGAAG gtgCAGCTGGATCCCTCGGGCACCTTCCTAGCGACGAGCTGCTCCGATAAGAGCATCTCCGTCATCGACTTCCATTCGGGGGAGTGCGTGGCGAAGATGTTCGGCCATTCAG AAATAGTCACGGGCATGAGGTTCACCTACGACTGCAAACATCTCATCACGGTCTCGGGAGACAG CTGCGTTTTCGTTTGGCACCTGGGCCCTGAAATCACCGCCAGCATGAAGCAGCATCTGCTGGAGCTCGAGCAGCTTCCGCCGAAGAGGACGAGGGACGCGAGTCGGCCGGGTCCGATCAG GCGGGAGACGTACGTGGCGATTCCCGGCGGGAAGGGGCCTCTCGGCGCCGAAGAGCTGTCGGACGAGGAGCAGGACGAGGAGCAGGATGAGGAgcaggacgaggagcaggacGAGGCCTCGTCACCGCAGACTCCTTCCAAAGAGGACTTCGATCCGG CCCCGGCATGTGTCCTGACCAACGGCAAGCTGCCCATGTGGGCCAAGCGGCTG ctGGGAGAGGCGGATAACTCGGACAACGCCGGCTTCAACGCCCGCGTGAACTACCAGCCGCAGGGCAGGTGGGCGGAACGGGCCCACCAAGACCCCTTCAAGGCCCTGCTGGAAGCGGATCTGACCTACTTCACCCCCATCAAAAGCGACTTCGAGGCCGAGCTGGAGCCCAGGAGTTTAGACCGTCTCCTCTCGGAG ACGGAGAGCTCTCCCAGCAGCATCATCGAGGACTTCAAGCGCTCGGAGCTTTTCTCTGAAGACGACGCCAGTCGGGAGCTGGAATCGCTCGACACCTCCGGCACCAGCCTGGATGAGCCGTGCTCCGGAGACGGCTCTTTGGAGGGCAGCAG GAGCCGCGTGAAGGAGCTGCCGCTGCGACCTGTTTATCAGGGGAAAACCTCGTCCGTCGCGTCGCCCGAAACGTCCCCGATTCGTCGCCGGCCGGAAG ACGATTCTGACGGAGACGCCGAGGGGGAAAAGGCGGACGAGAGCCCGCAGCCGGCCGGCTCTCTGCCGCAGACTCCCGAACAGGAGAAATTCCTCAAGCATCACTTCGAGACGCTGGCGGACGCCCACGCCGAAG AGAAATTCGACGGCTCCTTAAAGGATTTGAAACCGCCTGAAGCTGGCGACgaggaaaaaaccctcttctTGAACCCGCGCTTGAGCATTTCGGCCCGATTCCTCTCGCGCTGTCAGAAAAACAGCAG GCTGGCGGCCGCCTTCCTGCCGCGGCCGCGGCCTCCGCACCCGGCTCCCGCCGATGCCCCGGAGCCCGTGACGGAAGAGACCAAAGCGGCCCAGGAGCTCCCAAAACCGGAG GAGGCGCCGGAAGAGAAACCCCTCGAAGTGGTGGAAAAAGCGGACTTGGCGCCTTGTGAATCTTCAG AAACCCTCATCCGGCGCTTCGAGGAGAAGCTGCAGCCGCTGCGGGCCAAATTCCAGGAGATGCTGCAGCTCTACGACCAG GCATCTCTCCGCCCGGAAACCACGgcggaggagctgctgcagctgcgagGCGCCTTGGCCGGGGCGCTCGCCTGGATGCAGGCGGAGCTGCGGGCCCGCGCCGATGCCACCGTCACCGATGTCACCGTCACCGCTGCCACCGCCGACGCCGCCACGGCCACCgaggcccccccgccgcccgacGCCGCCACGCTCGCCCTGCTCCGCTCCTACTCCGAGGCGCTGCTGCGCATGGTGCGGCGCGGGCTCCAGGACGCCACGGCGTGA